One stretch of Glandiceps talaboti chromosome 7, keGlaTala1.1, whole genome shotgun sequence DNA includes these proteins:
- the LOC144437500 gene encoding forkhead box protein F1-A-like, producing the protein MTVLRENMSSTVAEVDVKPPLPQPTQQHTHASSQQQQQQQQQNPQTQQPQDNQQPQQPQPSQESLETSTANPTASPEKTTTTKKGSAGVRRHEKPPYSYIALIVMAIQSSPTKRLTLSEIYQFLMNRFPFFRGPYQGWKNSVRHNLSLNECFIKLPKGLGRPGKGHYWTIDPASEFMFEEGSFRRRPRGFRRKCQALRPYGMINNMAGPGQMFPGASFDMLPQNPATSPTFPGMSCSMSNMNNGQGLDSMGMMATSPVAGGNPVTSGHHSSGGSINYMASCSVANSMGEFGVPINTSPTVPGMYSQNSSENHSMHPSAWPPTSRYIKQQMDCSPTNSPTPVHLMSANTDQNQFMHQQANGDVNDITGMRNMQPQNMTDPHGMCERKYMLSNHPGSQAVANGVAVVSQGNYYDVKCTM; encoded by the exons ATGACTGTCCTCCGAGAAAACATGTCAAGCACCGTGGCCGAGGTTGATGTGAAGCCACCGCTTCCACAACCCACACAGCAACATACGCACGCTTCAagtcaacaacaacagcagcaacagcaacaaaatCCACAAACACAACAACCTCAAGATAACCAGCAACCACAGCAGCCACAACCATCTCAAGAATCACTGGAAACATCGACTGCAAATCCTACAGCGTCACCAGAGAAGACGACAACAACTAAAAAAGGTAGTGCAGGCGTTCGTCGCCACGAGAAACCACCATATTCGTATATCGCCCTAATAGTGATGGCGATCCAGAGCTCTCCAACAAAAAGATTAACTTTAAGCGAAATTTATCAGTTTCTCATGAATAGATTCCCCTTCTTCAGAGGACCATATCAAGGCTGGAAGAATTCGGTCAGACACAATCTTTCCTTGAACGAATGTTTCATTAAACTACCCAAGGGGTTGGGGAGACCAGGAAAAGGCCACTACTGGACGATAGATCCAGCCAGCGAATTCATGTTCGAGGAAGGATCATTCCGTCGCAGACCACGGGGTTTTCGTCGCAAATGCCAGGCACTCAGGCCGTATGGTATGATAAACAACATGGCTGGACCAGGACAAATGTTCCCTGGAGCTTCTTTCGACATGTTGCCTCAAAACCCGGCAACTTCACCCACGTTCCCCGGTATGAGCTGCTCGATGAGTAATATGAATAACGGCCAAGGACTAGATAGTATGGGTATGATGGCCACATCTCCTGTAGCCGGTGGTAATCCAGTAACATCGGGGCATCACTCGTCCGGAGGCAGTATCAACTACATGGCGAGCTGCTCCGTTGCTAACTCCATGGGCGAGTTCGGTGTACCGATCAACACATCCCCGACGGTTCCAGGTATGTACTCACAGAACAGCTCGGAGAATCATTCGATGCACCCGTCAGCCTGGCCACCAACATCAAGATACATCAAACAACAAATGGACTGTAGTCCGACAAACTCCCCAACACCAGTCCACTTGATGTCTGCAAACACGGATCAAAACCAATTCATGCACCAACAGGCTAACGGTGACGTCAACGACATCACAG GCATGAGAAACATGCAGCCTCAAAATATGACAGACCCACACGGCATGTGCGAGAGAAAATATATGTTGTCGAATCATCCCGGCAGTCAAGCAGTCGCCAACGGAGTGGCAGTGGTGTCGCAAGGCAACTACTATGATGTGAAGTGTACTATGTAA